The window GTCGTGGGCGATATCGACAAAACCGTTGACCTCATTGAAGCGCTCGTTGATCTGGCGCGGCACGGCTTGCTGCGGGAAGAGGTGCGCCTCGATGTTCTGCAGCAGGATGGTGTTGAGTTGGGTGACTGCCTTGGCGGCCCAGTAGTAGCGCTGCATCAGGTATTCGCTGGCGCGCCGGGTGTCGGTGGTCTTGAAGCCGAAGGTTTCGGCGATCTGCGTCTGGATGTCGAACACCAGGCGGTCTTCGCGGCGATCGGTGAGGATGTGCAGGCGGATGCGGATGTCCTTGAAGGCGCGTTCCTTCTGGCGCAGCTGGCGCGCTTCGGTGGAAGTGAGCATGCCGTGTTCGGCCAGTTCGCTCCAGGAGTGGCCCAGGCCGGCCGCCTTGGCCACCCACAGGATCACCTGCAGGTCACGCAGGCCGCCGGGGCTTTCCTTGCAGTTGGGTTCCAGGCTGTAGGGCGTGTCTTCATATTTCACATGACGCTGGCGCATCTCCAGCGTCTTGGCCTGGAAGAAGGCCAGCGGGTCCAGGGCGGCCTGGTAGCGTTCCTGCAGCTGCTTGAACAGGGCGCGGCTGCCGGTCACCAGGCGCGCTTCCAGCAGGCTGGTCTGTACCGTGATGTCGGCGGCGGACTCGTCCAGGCATTCATCGATGGTGCGGATGCTGTGGCCGATCTCCAGGCCGATGTCCCAGAACAGCTGCACCAGCGATTCCAGCTTCTCTTTCTTGCCGGCGTCCGGCGCCTTGTCCAGCAGGATCAGCACGTCCACGTCGGAATGCGGGAACAGTTCGCCGCGGCCATAGCCGCCCACGGCCACCAGTGCGGCGTTGCCGGACATGCCCAGGGCCTCCCAGGCCTGGGTGAGGGCCTCATCGACGGTGCGGCGCAACTGCGCCAGCAACTGCTCGGTCTTGTGGTTGGACTGGAACACCTCGATGGCCTGCTGGCGCGCAGCCTTGAGTTGTTTCTTGAGCGTGATGGCGAGAGTGGGCATCGTTGGAATCGATCAATGAAGGCAGGGCCGGGCGGGGCCGCTGGAAATGAACAGGGCCGCATCCCCATGCGGCCCCATGCCCTTAGCAGGTTTCATGCCGGAAGCCGTGTGCAGGGTCGCCGGCGTCACGGTCTTGCTGCGCCAGTCCGGTTCAGGCTGCGGCGGTGGCCTGGTTCTGGATGAAGGCCGGCGGCGCCGGCATGCCTGGTGAGACGGTCAGCACTTCGAAGCCGGTTTCGGTGACCAGCACCGTATGTTCCCACTGCGCCGAGAGGCTGCGATCCTTGGTCTTGATGGTCCAGCCGTCGCCCATTTCGCGGATTTCGCGACGGCCGGCGTTGATCATGGGTTCGACCGTGAAGATCATGCCGGCTTCCAGCTTTTCCAGCGTGCCGGGGCGGCCGTAATGCAGCACCTGCGGTTCTTCGTGGAAGACCTTGCCGATGCCATGGCCGCAGAATTCGCGCACGACGCTGTAGCCGGCCTTTTCCGCGTGCTGCTGGATGACATGGCCGATATCGCCCAGGTGTGCGCCCGGCTTGATCTTGGAAATGCCCAGCCACATGCATTCGTAGGTGATCTCGGTGAGGCGGCGCGCCAGGATGGAAGGTTCGCCCAGGAAGAACATGCGGCTGGTGTCGCCGTGGTAGCCATCCTTGATGATGGTGACGTCGATGTTGAGCACGTCGCCGTTCTTCATCACCTTGTCGCCCGGGATGCCGTGGCAGATCACATCGTTCAGGGAGGTGCAGATGGCCTTGGGGTAGGGCGTGTAGCCGGGCGGGCAGTAGTTCAGCGGCGCCGGGATGCTGCCTTGCACATTGGTCATGTACTCGTGGCAGAGGCGGTCGATCTCGCCGGTGGTCACGCCCGGTTTCACGAAGGGGGTGATGTAGTCCAGCACCTCGGCGGCCAGGCGGCCGGCTACGCGCATGCCTTCGATGTCTTCGGCGGTCTTGATGGTGATGTTGCCCATGATGAATCGCAATTCGCTAGAAAATCGTCAAGACGAGATTATAGACGACGGGGTTGGTTTCTGTTTTGCCGTCTCCGGCCCGCGCGGTCAGGCTTGTGAAGGGTTTCGCCATCCGGGTTCATGTGCTACTTGAACAAAGTGACGGGGTCGAGTAGAATGCCGGGCTGATCTGAAAACCACAGGTCAGACGCCGAAATCAGGTATGCGGAATGTATGCGAATGATTCTTCATGTCTTTTTGGCAATGTTTGTAGAAAATATCTTTTGAAACGCGAATCCGTTCGCTAAAAGGGTGTCTGGCTGCATGAGCCGGATGACCGAGCGGATTCCAGACCTAACCCTGGAGAAATTCATGTCCGTTACCATGCGCGAAATGCTGGAAGCCGGTGTCCACTTCGGTCACCAAACCCGCTTCTGGAACCCCAAGATGGCCCCCTTCATTTTCGGTCATCGCAACAAGATTCACATCGTCAACCTGGAAAAGACCCTGGGCATGTACCAGGAGGCGCAGAAGTACGTGCGTCAACTGTCGGCCAACCGCGGCACCATCCTGTTCGTCGGCACCAAGCGTCAAGCCCGCGAAATCCTGGCTGCTGAAGCACAGCGCGCTGGCGTTCCCTACGTTGACCAGCGCTGGCTGGGCGGCATGCTGACCAACTTCAAGACCATCAAGACCTCGATCAAGCGCCTGAAGGACATGGAAGCTGCTGTCGAAGACGGTTCGGTCGAGAAGCTGTCCAAGAAGGAAGCCCTGCTGTTCAGCCGTGAGCAGGAAAAGCTGCAAAAGGCCATCGGCGGCATCAAGGACATGGGCGGCATTCCTGACGCCATCTTCGTCATCGACGTCGGCTACCACAAGGGCGCCATCACCGAAGCCGCCAAGCTGGGCATCCCGGTCATCGGCGTGGTCGATACCAACCACTCGCCCGAAGGCGTCACCTACGTGATCCCGGGTAACGACGACTCCGCCAAGGCGATCGCTCTGTACGCTCGCGGCATGGCTGACGCAGTCCTGGAAGGTCGCGCCAACGCCGTCAACGACGTGGTTGAAGCAGTCAAGGGCGACGAATTCGTCGAGGTCGAGCAGGCTTGATTCTGCTCTTCCGGTAGTACGGTAGTAGAAAAAGGGGTGACAGCGGGTAGTGACGCAGTGGCCCCTTTTTTTTGATTCAATTTTCGAGTTTCAGGCATGCCGCCACAGGCGGGATGCCCCCAAGTCAGGAGAAAAGTATGGCGGCAATTACCGCAGCAATGGTGGGCGATCTGCGCGCGAAGACCGACGCGCCGATGATGGAATGCAAGAAGGCGCTGACCGAAGCCGATGGCGACATGGCCAAGGCCGAAGAGATCCTGCGCGTCAAGCTGGGCAGCAAGGCTTCCAAGGCCTCTTCCCGCATCACCGCAGAAGGCGTGATCTCGACCTACATCGCCGGCAACGTCGGCGCGCTGGTCGAAGTGAACTGCGAAACCGACTTCGTGACCAAGAACGACGAGTTCATCGGTCTGGTCGAAGCCGCCGCCAAGCTGGTGGTCGAGCAGAATCCCGCTGACGTGGCTGCCCTGGGCGCCTGCAAGCTGCCCGACGGCAAGACCCTGGAAGAGCTGCGCACCGAACTGATCGGCCGCATCGGCGAGAACATGTCCTTCCGCCGCTTCCAGCGCTTCGAAACCTCGGCCAAGCTGGCTTCCTACCTGCACGGCACCCGTATCGGCGTGATCGTCGAATTCGACGGCGCCGACGAGCAAGTGGGCAAGGACGTGGCCATGCACATCGCCGCCATGAAGCCGGTCGCCCTGTCGGCCGAGCAAGTGCCGGCCGACCTGATCGAGAAGGAACGCTCGGTCGCCGCCCTGAAGGCTGCTGAATCCGGCAAGCCTGCCGACATCGTCGCCAAGATGGTGGACGGCTCGGTGCAGAAGTACCTGAAGGAAGTGTCGCTGTTCAACCAGGCTTTCGTGAAGAACGACAAGCAAAGCGTCGAACAGATGCTCAAGGCTGCCAACAGCACCGTCAAGTCGTTCGCCATGTACGTGGTGGGCGAAGGCATCGAGAAGAAGCAAGACGACTTCGCTGCTGAAGTGGCAGCGCAAGTGGCTGCAGCAAAACAAGCTCAGTAAGCGTCGCAAGAAAAACGGGCCGAGAGGCCCGTTTTTTTAAGCTGGTCCCGGAACTTTCCCGGGCGCTCGCATCTACAGTCAAGGTCGTGCTCCAGCCTCTGGCTTGTGGCAGGCAGATCAAGGCGGCAGGTGTGAAGGTGCAGCAAATGCAGCAAGTGCAATAACAATCGGGCGCAGCAGTACCCATCTCATGTGTCCAGGCATCCTCCCGGCGACGAAAGCGCGCCGTTTCGTCATGACGGGAGTGCGTGCGGATGCGTCAACAAGCAATTCAGAATCGGAAAGAAAACGGAGCCCTGCAATGACAACACCTGCTTATAAGCGCGTACTCCTCAAACTCTCCGGCGAAGCACTGATGGGCGACGACGCCTACGGTATCAATCGCGCGACCATCGAACGCATGGTCGCGGATGTAGCAGAAATCAGCAAACTGGGCGTGGAACTGGCTATCGTGATCGGTGGCGGCAACATCTTCCGCGGCGTGGCGCCGGGCGCCCAGGGCATGGATCGTGCGACCGCCGACTACATGGGCATGCTGGCCACCGTGATGAACTCGCTGGCCCTGGCTGACGCCATGCGCCAGGCCGGCCTGACGGCCCGCGTGATGTCGGCCATCGGCATCGAACAGGTGGTCGAGCCCTACGTGCGCCCCAAGGCGCTGCAATACCTGGAAGAGGGCAAGATCGTGGTCTTCGCCGCCGGTACCGGCAATCCCTTCTTCACCACCGACACCGCTGCGGCCCTGCGTGGCTCGGAAATCGGCGCCCAGATCGTGTTGAAGGCCACCAAGGTCGACGGTGTCTACACCGCCGACCCCAAGAAGGACCCGTCGGCCACCCGCTACCAGTCGATTTCCTTCGACGAAGCCATCGCCAAGCACCTGCAGGTGATGGATGCGACCGCCTTTGCGCTGTGCCGCGACCAGAAGCTGCCGATCAAGGTGTTTTCCATCGTCAAGCCAGGCGCTTTGAAGAGCGTGGTCATGGGGGATGACGAGGGAACGCTGGTCCACGTCTGAGCATCGTTGCTGCGCAGAAACCGGCCTCAGGCCGGCCATTCCCGTTTACAATGCCGGTCTTTCAGGCATTTGCCATCAAGACAAGCCAAGTTATTGCATCAAGTTAGGAGAGCAGCATGAGTGTCGCTGACGTCAAGAAGAATAGTGAACAAAAGATGGCCAAGTCCATCGAGACCCTGAAGGCCAACCTGGCCAAGGTCCGCACCGGCCGCGCCCATACCGGCCTGCTGGACCAGGTGATGGTGGACTACTACGGCTCGCCGACCGGCCTGTCGCAGGTCGCCAACCTGACCCTGATCGATGCCCGCACCATTGGTGTGCAGCCCTACGAGAAGAAGATGGTGGCCGTGGTCGAGAAGGCCATCCGTGAAGCTGACCTGGGTCTGAACCCGGCCACCCACGGTGAGCTCATCCGCGTGCCGATGCCGCCGCTGACCGAAGAACGCCGCAAGGAAATGGTCAAGCTGGTCAAGGGCGAGGCGGAAGACGCCAAGATCGCGGTGCGCAACATCCGTCGCGAAGGCAATGAAAGCCTCAAGAAGCTGGTCAAGGACAAGGTGGCCTCGGAAGACGACGAGCGCCGTGGCCAGGACGAGATCCAGAAGCTGACCGACAAGTTCGTCGCCGAGATCGACAAGCTGGTCTCGGACAAGGAAAAGGAAGTGATGACGGTGTAAGCCGTTGGCAGCTCCTGCGCGGTCCCTGGCGGGCCGCGCCGCCCAGGCATATACGACAAGAAAAAGTGCAGTGGGGAAAGAAAAGACGGGGCAGGGAGGATATACCGGCCAGTCTGTTTGTCAAAGCCGGTCTGGCCCGTTAACATGGCCCGGCGACCTCAATGCACCGAATGCAAAAATAATTTCATGAAGCATCAAAGCTCAACTCTGGCGGTTCCGGAGACGTCCGCAGTTCCGCGCCATGTTGCCATCATCATGGACGGCAATGGCCGTTGGGCGACCAAGCGCTTCCTGCCCCGTGTGGCAGGGCATGCCAAGGGCGTGGACGCGGTGCGTTCCATCGTCGAGGCCTGCGCCGAGCGCGGTATCGAATTCCTTACCCTGTTTGCCTTCAGCTCCGAGAACTGGCGTCGCCCGGCCGATGAGGTCTCGGTGCTCATGCGCCTGTTCATGACGGTGCTGGAGCGCGAAGTAGGGAAGATGGCTGCCAACGGCATACGCCTGAAGATCGTCGGCGATATGAGCCGTTTTGACCCCAAATTGCAGGAAATGGCTGCCAAGGCCGAGGCCCAGACCGCTGCCAACAGCCGTCTGACCCTGACCGTCTGCGCCAACTATGGCGGACGATGGGACGTCATGCAGGCGGTCTCGAAGATGATCAAGGACAAGCCGGGTCACGCCGATTTCACCGAAGAGGAGCTGGCTCCCTACCTGGCCATGGCCTATGCGCCCGAGCCGGACCTGTTCATCCGCACCGGCGGCGAGCAGCGCATCTCCAATTTCCTGCTGTGGCAACTGGCCTATAGCGAACTGTATTTCACCGAGACCTTCTGGCCCGATTTCGACGCCAAGGCCCTGGACCTGGCTATAGCCTCCTATCAACAACGCGAGCGCCGCTTCGGGCGCACCAGCGCCCAGGTGCTGGACCAGAAAAAGGCTTCCTGATGCTCAAGACGCGTGTCATCACGGCGTTGATCCTGCTGGCGATCCTGTTGCCCATCCTGTATTTCGGCTACTTCCCGGCCTTTGCGATGGCTGCGCTGGTGTTTTTCGCAGCGGGCGCCTGGGAGTGTTTCCGCCTGTTCAAGAGCCCGCGTCCCACCTTGTGGGCGGCGCTCTGGACGCTGGCCTTCTGCGTCATCCTGTTCTTTACCGGCATGCCCAGCGTAAGGCCGCTGTACGTGCTCTGCGTACTGCTCTGGGCGGTGCGCTTCGTGCCCGCGCTGGGCCTGGGCCTGCCGCCCGTGGAGTCGTTCGCCAACCGCTTGCTCAACGCCACCTACATGCTCTCCATCCTGGGTTGCTTCGTGGCCATCGTCGACCTGTTCCAGCGTGCGCCGCTGTACCTGCTGTCGGTCATGGCGGTGGTGTGGGTGGCCGACATCGGCGCCTATTTCTCGGGCAAGGGGTTCGGACGTCACAAGCTGGCGCCCACGATCTCGCCCGGCAAGTCCTGGGAAGGCGCCGTCGGCGGCTGGCTGGCCGTGCTGGTGATCTCGGCGGCGGTGGCCATGTCCATGGGCGCGGGAGAGACCTTCCAGTATCACCTCTACAGCCGTTGGGGCTGGCTGGGCTTCGTGGGCGTGCTGACCGTGATGGTCGCCGCCAGCGTGGTGGGCGACCTGTTCGAGTCGCAGCTCAAGCGTCGCGCCGGCATGAAGGACAGCAGCAACCTGCTGCCGGGCCATGGCGGCGTGCTTGACCGCATCGATGCTCTCATTCCCGTGCTGCCACTGGCGGCGCTGGTCGATCTCTGGCTGGCCGCCGCGTAAGCGGTCGCCTTGCTACTGCAGTTACTGGAATTTCCATGCAGTCCATCAGTATTCTTGGCTCTACCGGCTCCATCGGAGTGTCTACGCTGGATGTGGTGGCGCGCCATCCTGACCGTTATCGCGTCTATGCCCTGAGCGCCCACTCCCGCGTGGCCGAGCTGGCGCAGCAGTGTGCGCAATTCCGCCCGCAGGTGGCCGTGGTGGGGACGGCTGCGGCCGCTGCCGAGCTGCAGTTCCTGCTGGCTGCGCGCGCCATCAAGACCGAGGTGGCGTATGGCCCGCAGGCGCTGTGCGACATTGCTTCAGCCAATGGCTGCGACATGGTCATGGCCGCCATCGTCGGCGCTGCCGGCCTGGCCTCGACGCTGGCGGCGGCCCGCGCCGGCAAGAAGATCCTGCTGGCCAACAAGGAAGCCTTGGTCATTTCCGGACAGTTGCTCATGGATGCCGTGGCTGCCCATGGCGCCAGCCTCTTGCCGATCGACAGCGAGCACAATGCCATCTTCCAGTGCCTGCCGCCGGGCTATACGCGCTCCATGAGCGCCCACGGCGTCGAGAAGATCCTCTTGACCGCCTCTGGCGGCCCCTTCCTGACACGCGATGTAGGCACCCTTGATACCGTCACGGTGGAAGAGGCGGTGGCTCATCCCAAATGGGTGATGGGACGCAAGATTTCGGTGGATTCGGCCACCATGATGAACAAGGGCCTGGAAGTGATCGAAGCGCATTGGCTCTTCGGTGCGCCGGCTGACAAGATCGAGGTGGTGATCCATCCGCAGAGCGTGATCCATTCCATGGTGTCCTATGCGGATGGTTCGGTGCTGGCGCAGCTGGGCAATCCCGATATGCGCACGCCCATTGCCAACGCACTGGCCTATCCGGAGCGCATCGCCTCGGGCGTGGCGCCGCTGGATCTGGCGCAGATTGCGCAATTGTCCTTCAGTGAGCCGGATTTCCAGCGCTTTCCCTGCCTGAAACTGGCGTATGATGCCCTGCGTGCCGGTGGCACCCTGGCGGCCATCCTCAATGCCGCCAATGAAGTGGCCGTACAGGCCTTCCTGGGTCGCCGTATCGGCTTCGGGAAGATCGCCCCCCTGATTGACGAGGTCATGTCCGCCATCCCCAACCGGCAAGCCGATGATATCGATGCGCTGCTGGAGCAGGACCGGCAGGCGCGCTCTCATGCCGAACACCTGATTTCACGATGACGCTGCTGCATACCCTGATCGCTTTCTTCGTCGCCCTCGGCACCCTGGTGGTGGTGCATGAACTGGGTCATTACCTGGTGGCGCGCTGGTGCGGAGTCAAGGTATTGCGTTTCTCGGTGGGCATGGGCCGGGTGATC is drawn from Herbaspirillum seropedicae and contains these coding sequences:
- the ispC gene encoding 1-deoxy-D-xylulose-5-phosphate reductoisomerase, translated to MQSISILGSTGSIGVSTLDVVARHPDRYRVYALSAHSRVAELAQQCAQFRPQVAVVGTAAAAAELQFLLAARAIKTEVAYGPQALCDIASANGCDMVMAAIVGAAGLASTLAAARAGKKILLANKEALVISGQLLMDAVAAHGASLLPIDSEHNAIFQCLPPGYTRSMSAHGVEKILLTASGGPFLTRDVGTLDTVTVEEAVAHPKWVMGRKISVDSATMMNKGLEVIEAHWLFGAPADKIEVVIHPQSVIHSMVSYADGSVLAQLGNPDMRTPIANALAYPERIASGVAPLDLAQIAQLSFSEPDFQRFPCLKLAYDALRAGGTLAAILNAANEVAVQAFLGRRIGFGKIAPLIDEVMSAIPNRQADDIDALLEQDRQARSHAEHLISR
- the uppS gene encoding polyprenyl diphosphate synthase, whose amino-acid sequence is MKHQSSTLAVPETSAVPRHVAIIMDGNGRWATKRFLPRVAGHAKGVDAVRSIVEACAERGIEFLTLFAFSSENWRRPADEVSVLMRLFMTVLEREVGKMAANGIRLKIVGDMSRFDPKLQEMAAKAEAQTAANSRLTLTVCANYGGRWDVMQAVSKMIKDKPGHADFTEEELAPYLAMAYAPEPDLFIRTGGEQRISNFLLWQLAYSELYFTETFWPDFDAKALDLAIASYQQRERRFGRTSAQVLDQKKAS
- the map gene encoding type I methionyl aminopeptidase, which codes for MGNITIKTAEDIEGMRVAGRLAAEVLDYITPFVKPGVTTGEIDRLCHEYMTNVQGSIPAPLNYCPPGYTPYPKAICTSLNDVICHGIPGDKVMKNGDVLNIDVTIIKDGYHGDTSRMFFLGEPSILARRLTEITYECMWLGISKIKPGAHLGDIGHVIQQHAEKAGYSVVREFCGHGIGKVFHEEPQVLHYGRPGTLEKLEAGMIFTVEPMINAGRREIREMGDGWTIKTKDRSLSAQWEHTVLVTETGFEVLTVSPGMPAPPAFIQNQATAAA
- the frr gene encoding ribosome recycling factor; this encodes MSVADVKKNSEQKMAKSIETLKANLAKVRTGRAHTGLLDQVMVDYYGSPTGLSQVANLTLIDARTIGVQPYEKKMVAVVEKAIREADLGLNPATHGELIRVPMPPLTEERRKEMVKLVKGEAEDAKIAVRNIRREGNESLKKLVKDKVASEDDERRGQDEIQKLTDKFVAEIDKLVSDKEKEVMTV
- a CDS encoding phosphatidate cytidylyltransferase, coding for MLKTRVITALILLAILLPILYFGYFPAFAMAALVFFAAGAWECFRLFKSPRPTLWAALWTLAFCVILFFTGMPSVRPLYVLCVLLWAVRFVPALGLGLPPVESFANRLLNATYMLSILGCFVAIVDLFQRAPLYLLSVMAVVWVADIGAYFSGKGFGRHKLAPTISPGKSWEGAVGGWLAVLVISAAVAMSMGAGETFQYHLYSRWGWLGFVGVLTVMVAASVVGDLFESQLKRRAGMKDSSNLLPGHGGVLDRIDALIPVLPLAALVDLWLAAA
- the tsf gene encoding translation elongation factor Ts codes for the protein MAAITAAMVGDLRAKTDAPMMECKKALTEADGDMAKAEEILRVKLGSKASKASSRITAEGVISTYIAGNVGALVEVNCETDFVTKNDEFIGLVEAAAKLVVEQNPADVAALGACKLPDGKTLEELRTELIGRIGENMSFRRFQRFETSAKLASYLHGTRIGVIVEFDGADEQVGKDVAMHIAAMKPVALSAEQVPADLIEKERSVAALKAAESGKPADIVAKMVDGSVQKYLKEVSLFNQAFVKNDKQSVEQMLKAANSTVKSFAMYVVGEGIEKKQDDFAAEVAAQVAAAKQAQ
- the pyrH gene encoding UMP kinase gives rise to the protein MTTPAYKRVLLKLSGEALMGDDAYGINRATIERMVADVAEISKLGVELAIVIGGGNIFRGVAPGAQGMDRATADYMGMLATVMNSLALADAMRQAGLTARVMSAIGIEQVVEPYVRPKALQYLEEGKIVVFAAGTGNPFFTTDTAAALRGSEIGAQIVLKATKVDGVYTADPKKDPSATRYQSISFDEAIAKHLQVMDATAFALCRDQKLPIKVFSIVKPGALKSVVMGDDEGTLVHV
- the rpsB gene encoding 30S ribosomal protein S2, which translates into the protein MSVTMREMLEAGVHFGHQTRFWNPKMAPFIFGHRNKIHIVNLEKTLGMYQEAQKYVRQLSANRGTILFVGTKRQAREILAAEAQRAGVPYVDQRWLGGMLTNFKTIKTSIKRLKDMEAAVEDGSVEKLSKKEALLFSREQEKLQKAIGGIKDMGGIPDAIFVIDVGYHKGAITEAAKLGIPVIGVVDTNHSPEGVTYVIPGNDDSAKAIALYARGMADAVLEGRANAVNDVVEAVKGDEFVEVEQA